ACGGGGACAGAGTTCTTGAATTGCACCATCTGCATttaccaggggggggggaggattaaaCTCTACCCCCCTTCCAGGCTACAGAttatttttgtgcatgtgttggggggggaggatatTTGCAAATCAGTCCCACCCGCCACCCTGATCAGCCTGGGGCGGGGGCCTTTGCCGCTTCTTGCTCGGCATTGGCAGatctgtgctggggagggggagggctacTGCAGCAGCCCCCAGCCCCCGTAGCCAGGAAGGGGGGTTGGTGGTGGCGTGGGGTGGGGGCCGGCCTGCCGCCTCTGGCTGCTTTTGCATTGGCGGatgcggggagggaggggggcaggaagcgagggaggggggaagagcttCAGTGGCTGGAGAGAAAAAGGTGGGGGGGTCCTTTATCCATAGGGTGGGGGGCGCCGAAGCAGAGCGAGCAAAGTTTGCAGCGCGACAGCCTGGGCGGCCCACCAGCAAAGGCCGAAGCGGCGAGCACAGCCCCGCGGAAGACCGAGAGggagagcttttttttttcctccaacgGGGGGGCCTTTGTACTAtcagccccccctcctctcttcctcccccccaggGGTGAAAGTGCAAGAGGAAGTGCAGCCGCTGCCATCTTTCCTcctctccaaacacacacacatacacacacacacacacagagggaggggGACGAACAGATAGACAAGACAAGAGCGCCGGCAGTCCCCGAAAACTTCCAGGCTTTCCACGGCGAAGaaaaggagccgccgccgccgcttcctccgaCGCCAGCCGCCTTCCCCGGGTCCGCCGCAGCGCCTCGTGGCGGCCGCAAGGAGCTTGCAAGGAAGCAACACCCCACTCCGGCGGGGGCCTCGCTGCTGCAACCGCTGGTCCGTGCGCGCGCGCCCCCCTCCGCCCGAGCCTTttgttcctttccctccctctttccccttctcgtctctctctctctctctctccccccgtcTTCTCTTTTCCAATCCTCGCGATCCCCGCGCGCCTTTTGCAAAAAGCACAGCGTTGCTGCGCGCTCGCGCACAGCGCCGCTGGGGcctggggatttttttccccctctccgcGAGGCGCGAGGGCGGAGCGCGTgcgccattcccccccccccttcctcctcgtcctcctcccttttctctttttctgtttccccccGCCCCGTCTCTCGCCGTCTTTTAGGCGGACGCGCGCACGGGCAACCCTTCGACGGGAGCGGCTGAGCGCCGGGGacagcgcgcgcgcgcgccccctGCTGGCCGCAGCGGGGGAAGGCAAGCGGGCCGGTCGGGCCGGTCGCCAGCCTCGATGGAGCGGGTGAGCGAGGCGGCcgtcgctgctgccgccgccgctgccgccgccgccaattCCTGCGGCCCGTCCCCGCCGGGCTGCTACACGTACCAGGTGAGCCGCCACAGCGCCGACCTGCTGCACAGCCTCAACCAGCAGCGCAAGAACGGCGGGCGCTTCTGCGACGTGCTGCTGCGGGTGGGCGACGAGAGCTTCCCCGCGCACCGGGCGGTGCTGGCCGCCTGCAGCGAGTACTTCGAGTCGGTCTTCAGCGCCCAGGGGCTGAGCGGCGGGGGCGACGGAGGGGGCGCGGGAGGGCCCGGCGCGCAGGACGGGGGTTCCGCCGAAGCCGCTGGTGGCGGGGCCGGTGCCGGCGGGGCCCCCGGGGTGGGCAGGGAGCTGGAGATGCACACCATCAGCTCCAAGGTGTTTGGGGACATCCTGGACTTTGCCTACACCTCGCGCATCGTGGTGCGCCTGGAGAGCTTCCCCGAGCTCATGACCGCTGCCAAATTCCTCCTCATGCGCTCTGTCATTGACATCTGCCAGGAGGTCATCAAACAGTCCAACGTGCAGATACTAGTCCCGCCGGCCGCTCGCCCCGACATCATGCTGTTCCGCCCCGGCGCGGCCACCACTGATCTCGGCTTCCCCCTCGACATGACCAATGGCACTGGACTCGCGCCCAACGGCAACGGGATTGCTGGGATGCCCGAAGACGAGGCCACGAGGGCTGTCCTCTCTGCAGCCGCCCAGTCGTCCTTGCCTGTTCTGCAGGGTGTGGACCGCCTGCCCATGGTGGCGGGCCCTCTGTCCCCACCCCTGCTGGCTTCACCCTTCCAGAACGTCAGCCCTACCGCTCCCTCGTTGAACAGCAAAAGGGGAAGGGGCCGACCCCGCAAAGCCAACCTCTTGGACTCCATGATGTTCAGTGCTCCAGGGGGCTTGAGGGATGCTGGTATTCTTCCTTGTGGCCTCTGTGGGAAAGTTTTTACAGATGCCAACCGCCTGCGGCAGCACGAAGCTCAGCACGGGGTCACCAGCTTACAGTTGGGCTACATCGATATCCCGCCGCCGAGGCTCGGTGAAAACGGGGTGCCAGGTCTGGATGACCCCGAGGCCCCCCGAAAGAGAAGCCGGACAAGAAAGCAGGTGGCTTGTGAGATCTGCGGGAAGATTTTTCGGGACGTGTATCATTTGAACCGGCACAAGCTGTCACATTCTGGCGAGAAGCCTTACTCCTGCCCGGTGTGCGGGTTGCGGTTCAAGAGGAAAGACAGAATGTCCTATCATGTTCGGTCTCATGATGGGTCTGTGGGGAAGCCTTACATTTGTCAGAGCTGCGGAAAAGGTTTCTCTAGGTAAGAAGGTAACTGGTTGTGCAAGTTGAAAGCAAAGACACTCTTTGGGCCTCTTAACTTTTAGTGGCCGACGTAACGATAGTCCATTCCCTCAAAGACCTGCATAGAACTCTGCCTCAGTGCTCCACAGGTTGAAGTGGGACTTTGTAAGAGCTGTAGTAGACTGAAGGGCTGCTCTCTCCAAGTCCACAGGCAAGGAGCAGCTTTATACTTCACGTCTCAGCTCAGGCATTCCAGTATTCCATAACGTTAATTGTAGAAAACATGTAATGTGTGGAAGGGAAGATGCATAACTCCAGGCACATGTGGCCTATGGCTTCCTGGAGAATGTCCACTTAGTGTTGGAGGGCATGGCTCCTCTACAACTATATCATGTTTAGTGTAGCAAACAATGATGTATCTAGACTGTCACAGGCAAAGGGACTTGACAGCCTGATCCTGTTAATGTGTATTCAGGAGTAAATCCAACTGTGTTTCATACGGCTAGCTCCCAGGAAAgcctgcacaggattgcagcctttgagAAAGCAAGCCCCATTAAACTCCATGGCgtttgcttctgagtaaatgcaTTCAGAACTGCACTGCGTGTGGGCATGTAACTAGAAAGGCTGTGTGTATTtgaagggaggagaaggaggcttCTTGAGAGATTGATAATCCACAGAGGAGGAGGGGCTACTAGGAGCAGGAAGGCCAGAATCTGGATTGGAAAACAGCACATTGCTAGGGTACCAAAGGAATTGTGGGTTTCCCTGGTCCTGTAGCCATACAAAACTTACTGCAgttcatttatttgcttcatttgtactCCACTTTactccccgatggggacccaaagtgaatTACAACATTTCCCCTATTTTATCCTGACAGTCACCCTGTAAGGTGGGCtacactgagtgtgtgtgactggcccaaggtcccccagcaaactTTTATGGCAGAATGGGATCTGAACCAGACTCTCCTGGTTTCTATACTAAAATTAACTGCTAGACCCTGTTGTCTCAGCTAATGAGTCTTCTCTGGAGCAGAATGGTTTCAAATAAACAGGGTTTTTTCTTGTAGCATTTTGCTTTTTTTCAGAATTGGGTGTGTTGCAAAATTACCATGGGGCAGGCAGGTTCTGCTTTTCCATTACAGTGCATAGATATGGGTAATGTGGAGTAAAACATGGGCTCTTTCCTCAGCTTTGTCAAGCAGAAGTTAGGGggttgcttcccccacccccttttagaAACAGATGAGAATATTTGGAATGAGAGCTGCCTGGATGTGATGACCTTGAATATCTCCAATTCATGGATGGGGGCAGATTCATATGACTATTTTAACACAGAGTAGTGTTCTCTGTCACTTTTGTGGCGATGCCCATGTTAAAACAGGACTTCCAATCTGGCTTCCTCAACTACTGCTTTCAGATTTGTTCAAGGGATGACACCAAGTGCTTGTGATACTCTTACCAAAGCCCCCTTCAGTGTGGATCTCTCCGTGGGGCTGATGCAAAGGTGGAAACAGGATAGCAAGAGAGAAATAAGTGTACAAATCCAGCCTTAGTTTGCCCTTCAGTCCTGTGGGTTTCAACAATTTCATGCATTTGCTTATTTTATTATATGTTAcacctggggtccccaacctttttgagcctgtgggcacatttggaattctgacacggtatGGCggctcagcaacaaaatggctgccgcaggaggtggagccagccacaaaatggttgccacagtttaacttcagtaacacagtgcagatccgtgtgctgtgatggcagatgctgccaaagcacattttttaaaaatctgcacagccaatcagaagctttgctggacaACTTCCCCAAAAAATGGGTGCCAGAAAAGTTGTCGCCAGTGCCATGGTACTCATGAGCAccacgttgggaacccctgcaTTACACTCTAGTCTCAACAAGGGGCCACTGGC
This window of the Euleptes europaea isolate rEulEur1 chromosome 13, rEulEur1.hap1, whole genome shotgun sequence genome carries:
- the PATZ1 gene encoding POZ-, AT hook-, and zinc finger-containing protein 1 isoform X5, with protein sequence MERVSEAAVAAAAAAAAAANSCGPSPPGCYTYQVSRHSADLLHSLNQQRKNGGRFCDVLLRVGDESFPAHRAVLAACSEYFESVFSAQGLSGGGDGGGAGGPGAQDGGSAEAAGGGAGAGGAPGVGRELEMHTISSKVFGDILDFAYTSRIVVRLESFPELMTAAKFLLMRSVIDICQEVIKQSNVQILVPPAARPDIMLFRPGAATTDLGFPLDMTNGTGLAPNGNGIAGMPEDEATRAVLSAAAQSSLPVLQGVDRLPMVAGPLSPPLLASPFQNVSPTAPSLNSKRGRGRPRKANLLDSMMFSAPGGLRDAGILPCGLCGKVFTDANRLRQHEAQHGVTSLQLGYIDIPPPRLGENGVPGLDDPEAPRKRSRTRKQVACEICGKIFRDVYHLNRHKLSHSGEKPYSCPVCGLRFKRKDRMSYHVRSHDGSVGKPYICQSCGKGFSRPDHLNGHIKQVHTSERPHKCQQEMSSLHGISSETSTSIEQLKLQETCNASFATRDRLRSHLACHEDKVPCQVCGKYLRAAYMADHLKKHSEGPSNFCTICNREGQKCSHSDQIESSDSYGDLSDASDLKTPEKQNANGSFSCDMVVTKNKLESEGDKKYPCPECGSFFRSKSYLNKHIQKVHVRSLGAPLGDLGPALGSPFSPQQNMSLLESFGFQIVQSAFASSLVDPEVDQQPMGPDGK
- the PATZ1 gene encoding POZ-, AT hook-, and zinc finger-containing protein 1 isoform X7, translated to MERVSEAAVAAAAAAAAAANSCGPSPPGCYTYQVSRHSADLLHSLNQQRKNGGRFCDVLLRVGDESFPAHRAVLAACSEYFESVFSAQGLSGGGDGGGAGGPGAQDGGSAEAAGGGAGAGGAPGVGRELEMHTISSKVFGDILDFAYTSRIVVRLESFPELMTAAKFLLMRSVIDICQEVIKQSNVQILVPPAARPDIMLFRPGAATTDLGFPLDMTNGTGLAPNGNGIAGMPEDEATRAVLSAAAQSSLPVLQGVDRLPMVAGPLSPPLLASPFQNVSPTAPSLNSKRGRGRPRKANLLDSMMFSAPGGLRDAGILPCGLCGKVFTDANRLRQHEAQHGVTSLQLGYIDIPPPRLGENGVPGLDDPEAPRKRSRTRKQVACEICGKIFRDVYHLNRHKLSHSGEKPYSCPVCGLRFKRKDRMSYHVRSHDGSVGKPYICQSCGKGFSRPDHLNGHIKQVHTSERPHKCQTCNASFATRDRLRSHLACHEDKVPCQVCGKYLRAAYMADHLKKHSEGPSNFCTICNRGLQAPGAHPEWGSSVPQHQDLWHQRRPEMLTFGPD
- the PATZ1 gene encoding POZ-, AT hook-, and zinc finger-containing protein 1 isoform X6, which codes for MERVSEAAVAAAAAAAAAANSCGPSPPGCYTYQVSRHSADLLHSLNQQRKNGGRFCDVLLRVGDESFPAHRAVLAACSEYFESVFSAQGLSGGGDGGGAGGPGAQDGGSAEAAGGGAGAGGAPGVGRELEMHTISSKVFGDILDFAYTSRIVVRLESFPELMTAAKFLLMRSVIDICQEVIKQSNVQILVPPAARPDIMLFRPGAATTDLGFPLDMTNGTGLAPNGNGIAGMPEDEATRAVLSAAAQSSLPVLQGVDRLPMVAGPLSPPLLASPFQNVSPTAPSLNSKRGRGRPRKANLLDSMMFSAPGGLRDAGILPCGLCGKVFTDANRLRQHEAQHGVTSLQLGYIDIPPPRLGENGVPGLDDPEAPRKRSRTRKQVACEICGKIFRDVYHLNRHKLSHSGEKPYSCPVCGLRFKRKDRMSYHVRSHDGSVGKPYICQSCGKGFSRPDHLNGHIKQVHTSERPHKCQTCNASFATRDRLRSHLACHEDKVPCQVCGKYLRAAYMADHLKKHSEGPSNFCTICNREGQKCSHSDQIESSDSYGDLSDASDLKTPEKQNANGSFSCDMVVTKNKLESEGDKKYPCPECGSFFRSKSYLNKHIQKVHVRSLGAPLGDLGPALGSPFSPQQNMSLLESFGFQIVQSAFASSLVDPEVDQQPMGPDGK
- the PATZ1 gene encoding POZ-, AT hook-, and zinc finger-containing protein 1 isoform X3, whose amino-acid sequence is MERVSEAAVAAAAAAAAAANSCGPSPPGCYTYQVSRHSADLLHSLNQQRKNGGRFCDVLLRVGDESFPAHRAVLAACSEYFESVFSAQGLSGGGDGGGAGGPGAQDGGSAEAAGGGAGAGGAPGVGRELEMHTISSKVFGDILDFAYTSRIVVRLESFPELMTAAKFLLMRSVIDICQEVIKQSNVQILVPPAARPDIMLFRPGAATTDLGFPLDMTNGTGLAPNGNGIAGMPEDEATRAVLSAAAQSSLPVLQGVDRLPMVAGPLSPPLLASPFQNVSPTAPSLNSKRGRGRPRKANLLDSMMFSAPGGLRDAGILPCGLCGKVFTDANRLRQHEAQHGVTSLQLGYIDIPPPRLGENGVPGLDDPEAPRKRSRTRKQVACEICGKIFRDVYHLNRHKLSHSGEKPYSCPVCGLRFKRKDRMSYHVRSHDGSVGKPYICQSCGKGFSRPDHLNGHIKQVHTSERPHKCQQEMSSLHGISSETSTSIEQLKLQETCNASFATRDRLRSHLACHEDKVPCQVCGKYLRAAYMADHLKKHSEGPSNFCTICNRGFSSASYLKVHVKTHHGVPLPQVSRHPEPIPNGGAAFHSIRTYGIKGQKCSHSDQIESSDSYGDLSDASDLKTPEKQNANGSFSCDMVVTKNKLESEGDKKYPCPECGSFFRSKSYLNKHIQKVHVRSLGAPLGDLGPALGSPFSPQQNMSLLESFGFQIVQSAFASSLVDPEVDQQPMGPDGK
- the PATZ1 gene encoding POZ-, AT hook-, and zinc finger-containing protein 1 isoform X2: MERVSEAAVAAAAAAAAAANSCGPSPPGCYTYQVSRHSADLLHSLNQQRKNGGRFCDVLLRVGDESFPAHRAVLAACSEYFESVFSAQGLSGGGDGGGAGGPGAQDGGSAEAAGGGAGAGGAPGVGRELEMHTISSKVFGDILDFAYTSRIVVRLESFPELMTAAKFLLMRSVIDICQEVIKQSNVQILVPPAARPDIMLFRPGAATTDLGFPLDMTNGTGLAPNGNGIAGMPEDEATRAVLSAAAQSSLPVLQGVDRLPMVAGPLSPPLLASPFQNVSPTAPSLNSKRGRGRPRKANLLDSMMFSAPGGLRDAGILPCGLCGKVFTDANRLRQHEAQHGVTSLQLGYIDIPPPRLGENGVPGLDDPEAPRKRSRTRKQVACEICGKIFRDVYHLNRHKLSHSGEKPYSCPVCGLRFKRKDRMSYHVRSHDGSVGKPYICQSCGKGFSRPDHLNGHIKQVHTSERPHKCQEMSSLHGISSETSTSIEQLKLQETCNASFATRDRLRSHLACHEDKVPCQVCGKYLRAAYMADHLKKHSEGPSNFCTICNRGFSSASYLKVHVKTHHGVPLPQVSRHPEPIPNGGAAFHSIRTYGIKEGQKCSHSDQIESSDSYGDLSDASDLKTPEKQNANGSFSCDMVVTKNKLESEGDKKYPCPECGSFFRSKSYLNKHIQKVHVRSLGAPLGDLGPALGSPFSPQQNMSLLESFGFQIVQSAFASSLVDPEVDQQPMGPDGK
- the PATZ1 gene encoding POZ-, AT hook-, and zinc finger-containing protein 1 isoform X1, with the protein product MERVSEAAVAAAAAAAAAANSCGPSPPGCYTYQVSRHSADLLHSLNQQRKNGGRFCDVLLRVGDESFPAHRAVLAACSEYFESVFSAQGLSGGGDGGGAGGPGAQDGGSAEAAGGGAGAGGAPGVGRELEMHTISSKVFGDILDFAYTSRIVVRLESFPELMTAAKFLLMRSVIDICQEVIKQSNVQILVPPAARPDIMLFRPGAATTDLGFPLDMTNGTGLAPNGNGIAGMPEDEATRAVLSAAAQSSLPVLQGVDRLPMVAGPLSPPLLASPFQNVSPTAPSLNSKRGRGRPRKANLLDSMMFSAPGGLRDAGILPCGLCGKVFTDANRLRQHEAQHGVTSLQLGYIDIPPPRLGENGVPGLDDPEAPRKRSRTRKQVACEICGKIFRDVYHLNRHKLSHSGEKPYSCPVCGLRFKRKDRMSYHVRSHDGSVGKPYICQSCGKGFSRPDHLNGHIKQVHTSERPHKCQQEMSSLHGISSETSTSIEQLKLQETCNASFATRDRLRSHLACHEDKVPCQVCGKYLRAAYMADHLKKHSEGPSNFCTICNRGFSSASYLKVHVKTHHGVPLPQVSRHPEPIPNGGAAFHSIRTYGIKEGQKCSHSDQIESSDSYGDLSDASDLKTPEKQNANGSFSCDMVVTKNKLESEGDKKYPCPECGSFFRSKSYLNKHIQKVHVRSLGAPLGDLGPALGSPFSPQQNMSLLESFGFQIVQSAFASSLVDPEVDQQPMGPDGK
- the PATZ1 gene encoding POZ-, AT hook-, and zinc finger-containing protein 1 isoform X4, whose amino-acid sequence is MERVSEAAVAAAAAAAAAANSCGPSPPGCYTYQVSRHSADLLHSLNQQRKNGGRFCDVLLRVGDESFPAHRAVLAACSEYFESVFSAQGLSGGGDGGGAGGPGAQDGGSAEAAGGGAGAGGAPGVGRELEMHTISSKVFGDILDFAYTSRIVVRLESFPELMTAAKFLLMRSVIDICQEVIKQSNVQILVPPAARPDIMLFRPGAATTDLGFPLDMTNGTGLAPNGNGIAGMPEDEATRAVLSAAAQSSLPVLQGVDRLPMVAGPLSPPLLASPFQNVSPTAPSLNSKRGRGRPRKANLLDSMMFSAPGGLRDAGILPCGLCGKVFTDANRLRQHEAQHGVTSLQLGYIDIPPPRLGENGVPGLDDPEAPRKRSRTRKQVACEICGKIFRDVYHLNRHKLSHSGEKPYSCPVCGLRFKRKDRMSYHVRSHDGSVGKPYICQSCGKGFSRPDHLNGHIKQVHTSERPHKCQTCNASFATRDRLRSHLACHEDKVPCQVCGKYLRAAYMADHLKKHSEGPSNFCTICNRGFSSASYLKVHVKTHHGVPLPQVSRHPEPIPNGGAAFHSIRTYGIKEGQKCSHSDQIESSDSYGDLSDASDLKTPEKQNANGSFSCDMVVTKNKLESEGDKKYPCPECGSFFRSKSYLNKHIQKVHVRSLGAPLGDLGPALGSPFSPQQNMSLLESFGFQIVQSAFASSLVDPEVDQQPMGPDGK